The following are encoded in a window of Ogataea parapolymorpha DL-1 chromosome VII, whole genome shotgun sequence genomic DNA:
- a CDS encoding Spermidine synthase, with translation MSNSLNLNAAKVTNVRPMANEDAKWLQLSKIDYLSPDGKARQWEMASRRTRPEGTSVDGVGIIAIIEKDSGPEVVLQKQFRPPVEGVCIEMPAGLVDPNESLQECAMRELKEETGYVGKVLTTGPLVFNDPGFCNTNTVIVTASIDMADPRNQNPQPELEENEFIEIFTLPLATFYESLEDLAKQGYKLDARLQNIAMGLKLAKLYGSN, from the coding sequence ATGAGCAACTCTTTGAATTTGAACGCTGCCAAGGTCACCAATGTCCGGCCAATGGCCAACGAGGACGCTAAGTGGCTCCAGCTCAGCAAGATCGATTACCTGTCTCCTGATGGCAAGGCCCGCCAATGGGAGATGGCTTCACGCAGAACTCGCCCCGAGGGCACGTCTGTAGACGGTGTCGGCATCATTGCTATCATTGAAAAGGACTCAGGACCTGAGGTCGTTTTGCAGAAGCAGTTCCGTCCTCCTGTCGAGGGCGTGTGCATTGAGATGCCTGCTGGATTGGTCGACCCTAATGAGTCCTTACAAGAATGTGCTATGAGAGAGCTTAAAGAGGAGACTGGCTATGTTGGCAAGGTGCTCACCACTGGGCCGCTCGTTTTTAACGACCCGGGTTTTTGCAACACCAACACGGTAATTGTGACTGCCAGTATCGACATGGCAGATCCACGCAACCAGAATCCGCAGCCCGAGCTTGAGGAGAACGAGTTCATCGAGATCTTCACTCTTCCGTTGGCTACGTTTTACGAAAGTCTGGAGGACTTGGCCAAACAAGGATACAAGCTCGATGCTCGTTTACAGAACATTGCAATGGGATTGAAGCTTGCAAAACTGTATGGTAGCAATTGA